The Algoriphagus sanaruensis genome window below encodes:
- a CDS encoding TonB-dependent receptor plug domain-containing protein — MKRILLLILFLPIFTQAQIQEELPSKIQGYFDRIQKEYPTEKAYLHLDKRTYTLGDDLWFSTYVTAGSTQIPSPLSKTLYVDIFDGDGMLLEQRKVQLENGRGYGDYKIPRFGKPGQYQIKAYTAWMRNFGEDFFHSTAFNVIDAEGGSFLPQVTFREISASNGQVKYLLDVQAADQSGNPLANKSLEIIAWGDQEKLTQQPLQLNAQGQASFSLNLPEKPFKSQFLELVFAENESYTNSQRISIPYSLNLVDIQFLPEGGHWVVGKKSTLAFRAISPDGTPVELKGILGEQEFKSLFGGMGKVEFTPEKSDYSTELIDLKYGQKRTITLPKADLEGLAMQVVNNPAASYLTVLVQGNIPPQNLLLVSQTRGLINYMIQGTLNNGVWGVRIPKENLIAGINQITVLNGDGAPLLERLVFIQPKEMLDLSANLSGNLNSREKLQITLSNQVFGNPAEGTFSLSITDADQVKDETNTFGSIFSDLLLTSDLKGKLYQPGYYFKDQEVETLEALDLVMLTHGWRRFSWENVIAQEFPKLDHFIESGITIEGQITEQQETKKGLSGGKVSAIVGEGIEIISSEFGPNGRFILRDLVYQDTATVAITAEDNRAKNFIDIEVVRPEAVFQKITGIYPPQIEWPAALIATFRERNLQQQLNEDPDILDLEGVTVEAQTIEREEEEVRKVYGSGDVSINPDKIPGNVAFTNVFQLIQGRVAGVQVFVSGLDVSVQIRGVGSINSGTTPLFLLDNMPVDAATLLQVNPRDVASVDVFKDPARAAIFGSQGANGVIAVYTKSGAGISGVTIGGTLVTQYGGYSSPREFYAPQYETKTVENAAADKRATIFWAPKIEIDSSGRAEVEFYNTDIAKRHLLILEGMDKQGRLGRFVKILE, encoded by the coding sequence ATGAAAAGAATTCTTTTGCTAATTCTATTCCTGCCCATTTTTACACAAGCGCAAATTCAGGAAGAACTTCCTTCAAAAATCCAGGGGTATTTTGACCGAATTCAAAAAGAATATCCTACCGAAAAAGCCTACCTCCATTTAGATAAGCGAACCTACACGTTAGGCGATGATTTATGGTTCAGTACCTATGTCACAGCAGGAAGTACCCAAATTCCCTCTCCGCTGAGTAAGACCCTCTATGTGGATATTTTTGATGGAGATGGGATGCTTTTGGAGCAACGAAAAGTTCAACTCGAGAATGGCAGAGGGTACGGAGATTACAAAATCCCGAGATTCGGAAAACCTGGTCAATATCAAATCAAAGCGTACACGGCTTGGATGCGGAATTTTGGAGAAGATTTTTTCCACTCCACTGCATTCAATGTGATCGATGCGGAGGGAGGGTCATTCCTTCCACAAGTGACGTTCAGAGAAATAAGTGCTTCCAATGGACAGGTCAAGTACCTATTGGATGTTCAAGCTGCGGATCAGTCTGGAAATCCTTTAGCCAACAAATCTTTGGAAATCATTGCTTGGGGAGACCAAGAGAAATTGACCCAACAGCCTCTTCAGCTCAATGCACAGGGTCAAGCATCCTTTTCCCTCAACCTCCCTGAAAAACCATTTAAAAGCCAATTTCTAGAATTGGTTTTTGCCGAAAATGAAAGCTATACCAACTCACAGCGTATTTCCATTCCCTACAGTTTGAATTTGGTGGACATTCAGTTTTTGCCAGAGGGTGGTCATTGGGTAGTCGGCAAGAAATCTACCCTTGCTTTTCGAGCTATTTCCCCTGACGGAACGCCAGTGGAATTGAAAGGAATCTTAGGCGAGCAAGAATTTAAAAGTCTTTTTGGAGGAATGGGCAAGGTTGAGTTTACCCCCGAAAAATCAGATTATTCCACGGAACTCATTGACCTAAAATACGGACAAAAAAGAACCATTACTTTGCCCAAGGCGGATCTGGAAGGGCTTGCTATGCAAGTGGTCAATAACCCCGCTGCATCCTATTTGACAGTACTGGTACAGGGAAACATTCCTCCTCAGAACCTTTTACTTGTATCACAAACTCGCGGCTTGATCAATTACATGATTCAAGGCACACTGAACAATGGGGTCTGGGGAGTCCGAATTCCAAAGGAAAATTTGATTGCAGGGATTAATCAAATCACGGTATTAAACGGAGATGGCGCTCCTTTACTTGAACGTTTGGTCTTTATTCAGCCGAAGGAAATGCTGGATCTCTCAGCGAATCTTTCTGGAAACCTGAATAGTCGAGAAAAGCTCCAAATCACCCTTTCCAATCAAGTGTTTGGAAATCCAGCCGAGGGGACATTCTCTCTCAGCATCACTGACGCAGATCAAGTAAAAGACGAAACCAACACTTTTGGAAGCATTTTCTCCGATCTTCTCCTGACTTCTGACCTCAAAGGCAAACTATATCAGCCGGGATATTATTTCAAGGATCAGGAAGTTGAAACACTCGAGGCCTTAGATTTGGTGATGCTTACACATGGCTGGAGAAGGTTTTCTTGGGAAAATGTGATCGCACAGGAATTCCCCAAACTTGACCATTTCATTGAGTCGGGAATAACCATCGAAGGCCAAATCACAGAACAGCAAGAAACTAAAAAAGGGCTGTCTGGAGGAAAAGTAAGTGCTATTGTGGGAGAAGGAATTGAGATTATCAGTTCTGAATTCGGGCCCAATGGAAGATTTATCCTACGAGATTTGGTATACCAAGATACAGCGACTGTGGCCATAACAGCAGAAGACAATCGAGCCAAAAACTTCATTGACATCGAGGTAGTTCGGCCAGAGGCAGTCTTTCAAAAAATAACCGGAATTTATCCCCCTCAAATTGAATGGCCGGCAGCATTAATAGCCACTTTCCGAGAGCGAAACCTTCAACAACAACTCAATGAGGATCCGGATATTTTGGATCTGGAAGGCGTCACGGTAGAGGCTCAAACTATCGAGCGAGAAGAAGAGGAAGTTAGAAAAGTGTATGGATCTGGAGATGTCAGCATCAATCCCGATAAGATTCCTGGTAATGTCGCATTTACCAACGTATTTCAATTGATCCAAGGAAGAGTAGCGGGGGTGCAGGTATTCGTTTCAGGATTGGATGTTTCAGTACAGATTCGAGGTGTAGGATCAATTAATTCTGGAACAACTCCACTTTTCTTACTAGATAATATGCCCGTAGATGCAGCTACCCTACTTCAAGTAAATCCAAGAGATGTGGCTAGTGTAGATGTGTTTAAAGACCCAGCTCGGGCGGCAATTTTTGGTTCCCAGGGAGCCAATGGAGTGATCGCCGTCTACACCAAATCAGGTGCGGGAATTTCCGGGGTAACCATAGGAGGAACTTTAGTAACCCAATATGGAGGATATTCCAGCCCGAGAGAATTCTATGCACCTCAGTACGAAACCAAAACGGTGGAAAATGCCGCAGCCGACAAACGAGCAACAATCTTCTGGGCTCCCAAAATTGAAATCGATTCAAGTGGTCGAGCCGAAGTGGAATTTTATAATACGGATATTGCCAAGCGACATCTTTTAATTTTGGAGGGGATGGATAAGCAAGGACGTTTGGGCCGCTTCGTAAAAATCTTGGAATAA
- a CDS encoding rhomboid family protein, which yields MYGGFWYQLRNAFNQRDNSLYKLIAINVIVFFVVLIFRVFLTIGGLGGVYKASLSWLMMPASLPKLAIQPWSAFTYMFLHEGVFHILFNMLFLYWFGQIVYQYIGSRKLANLYILGGLFGAVFYVLIYNLAPYFSGSVDSSMMLGASAGVFAVVVGAATLTPNTTFFLLLIGPVRIVYIAAFYVILSFANSIGANAGGELSHLGGALLGYLYIVQLRKGRDLGVPVQKVGLFFEGLFSKRSKVKVSYRKAKAAAESASYTTRPTASGTSSSPKTSKTELATQEEIDRILDKIAERGYEALSKDEKRKLFEFSKK from the coding sequence ATGTACGGTGGGTTTTGGTATCAGCTTAGGAATGCATTTAATCAGCGAGACAATAGTCTCTACAAGCTGATTGCGATCAATGTGATTGTCTTTTTTGTAGTGCTGATTTTCCGTGTGTTTTTGACCATCGGTGGATTGGGAGGAGTTTACAAAGCCAGTCTCAGTTGGCTTATGATGCCTGCTTCTTTACCTAAGTTAGCCATCCAACCTTGGTCTGCTTTTACTTATATGTTTTTGCATGAGGGAGTATTTCATATTCTCTTCAATATGTTGTTTTTGTATTGGTTTGGACAGATCGTTTATCAGTATATCGGTAGCCGAAAACTCGCCAACTTATACATTCTCGGCGGTCTATTTGGAGCAGTATTTTATGTGTTGATCTACAATTTGGCACCTTATTTTAGCGGATCCGTCGATTCCTCGATGATGTTAGGTGCAAGTGCTGGTGTATTTGCCGTGGTTGTTGGGGCGGCTACCTTAACTCCCAATACCACTTTCTTTCTTTTGCTGATTGGCCCGGTTCGGATCGTTTATATTGCTGCTTTTTATGTAATTCTTTCATTTGCAAATTCAATTGGAGCGAATGCAGGAGGGGAATTGTCCCACCTTGGAGGGGCACTTTTGGGATATTTGTATATCGTGCAGTTGCGCAAAGGGCGAGACTTGGGTGTTCCTGTCCAAAAAGTAGGACTCTTTTTTGAAGGGCTTTTTTCGAAAAGGAGTAAAGTGAAAGTCAGCTATCGTAAAGCTAAAGCTGCTGCTGAAAGTGCCAGCTATACCACTCGACCGACTGCTTCTGGCACAAGTTCCTCTCCCAAAACCTCAAAAACGGAATTGGCCACTCAAGAAGAAATTGATCGGATTTTGGATAAAATTGCCGAACGAGGATACGAGGCGCTCAGTAAGGATGAAAAGAGAAAATTATTTGAGTTTAGCAAAAAATAA
- the rlmN gene encoding 23S rRNA (adenine(2503)-C(2))-methyltransferase RlmN produces the protein MENQKKDIRKMSLTELEDFFLAKGEKKFRAKQVYEWLWNKSLKNFDEMSNISLSTRNMLKDHFVINHIQVDLMQHSSDGTIKNAVKLFDHKVVESVLIPTSKRITACVSSQVGCSLDCNFCATARLKRMRNLNPDEIYDQVVAIKDEAETYFQRPLTNIVFMGMGEPLLNYANVIEAIDKITSPEGLGMAPKRITLSTVGIPKMIRKMADDGVKFNLAISLHSAINETRSRLMPINDSNPLEELAEALKYWYQKTKRKVTYEYVIWQNINDDERHAKALAKFCKIIPSKVNIIQYNPIDEGEFRQASQDAVDLYVKILEAEGIIAKVRKSRGQDIDAACGQLANKNEVAELTKV, from the coding sequence GTGGAAAATCAGAAAAAAGACATCCGAAAAATGAGTTTGACCGAGCTGGAAGATTTTTTTCTGGCTAAGGGCGAGAAAAAATTTCGGGCAAAGCAGGTCTATGAATGGCTTTGGAATAAGTCCTTGAAAAATTTTGACGAAATGAGCAATATCTCGCTCAGCACTCGAAATATGCTCAAGGATCATTTTGTCATCAATCATATCCAAGTGGATCTGATGCAGCATAGCAGTGATGGCACCATCAAAAATGCGGTTAAGCTATTTGATCATAAGGTCGTAGAGTCTGTACTTATTCCCACCTCCAAGCGAATTACGGCCTGTGTATCTTCTCAGGTTGGATGTAGTTTGGATTGTAATTTTTGTGCTACAGCCCGACTCAAGCGGATGCGAAATCTCAATCCTGATGAGATTTATGATCAAGTAGTCGCCATCAAAGATGAAGCAGAAACTTACTTTCAGCGCCCCCTCACCAATATCGTATTTATGGGAATGGGCGAACCTCTACTCAATTACGCCAATGTCATAGAGGCAATCGATAAAATTACCTCTCCAGAAGGATTGGGTATGGCTCCAAAGCGGATTACACTATCCACAGTCGGTATTCCCAAAATGATTCGGAAAATGGCAGATGATGGAGTGAAATTCAATCTCGCTATTTCCTTACACTCCGCGATCAATGAAACTCGTTCCCGCCTGATGCCAATCAATGACTCGAATCCGCTCGAGGAGCTGGCAGAAGCATTGAAATATTGGTATCAAAAGACCAAGCGAAAAGTCACCTATGAGTATGTGATCTGGCAGAACATCAATGACGACGAACGTCATGCCAAAGCACTCGCAAAATTCTGCAAAATCATTCCCTCAAAAGTCAATATCATTCAGTACAATCCCATCGACGAAGGGGAATTTAGACAGGCATCCCAAGACGCGGTGGATCTGTATGTGAAAATTCTTGAGGCTGAAGGAATCATTGCCAAAGTCAGAAAATCCAGAGGACAAGACATCGATGCAGCATGTGGGCAGCTTGCTAATAAGAATGAAGTAGCGGAATTAACAAAAGTTTAA
- a CDS encoding rhomboid family intramembrane serine protease encodes MFRNITPVVKNLLVINILVFLVANYFMPALDDWFALYNIQSELFKPFQFLTYMFMHADFWHLLSNMFGLFVFGPLLEQFLGPKKLFTLWMVCGVGAGVLYSGYSLVQYRALEDKVLTFEANPDPEYFNKLVIENRGYFTQEVFDFVDRFSRNPENPAYIEQAEGLLKEVLRLQDHPMVGASGALFGILIAFGMLFPNTQLFLLFPPMPVKAKYLVLFYGLYTVYNVLLNSPTDNVAHFAHLSGLVIGAVLVSYWKKDRTSFY; translated from the coding sequence ATGTTTAGAAATATTACGCCGGTAGTTAAGAATTTGCTAGTCATCAACATCTTGGTGTTTTTGGTTGCGAATTATTTTATGCCTGCTTTAGATGATTGGTTTGCGCTCTATAATATTCAAAGTGAGCTATTTAAACCCTTCCAGTTTTTGACGTACATGTTTATGCATGCCGATTTTTGGCACTTGCTCAGTAATATGTTTGGTCTTTTCGTGTTTGGTCCTTTGCTTGAGCAATTTCTAGGTCCCAAGAAATTATTCACCCTTTGGATGGTTTGCGGTGTAGGAGCAGGCGTATTGTATTCGGGCTATTCACTCGTTCAATACCGAGCATTAGAAGATAAAGTCTTGACCTTTGAGGCCAATCCTGATCCAGAGTATTTTAATAAGTTGGTGATTGAAAACAGAGGATATTTTACGCAAGAAGTTTTTGATTTTGTGGATCGATTTAGCCGAAATCCTGAAAATCCGGCTTACATCGAACAAGCAGAAGGCCTCCTTAAGGAAGTGCTTCGACTTCAAGATCATCCGATGGTTGGGGCTTCCGGGGCACTTTTTGGAATTCTGATTGCGTTTGGGATGCTCTTTCCAAATACTCAATTATTCTTGCTGTTTCCCCCCATGCCTGTGAAAGCCAAGTATTTAGTTCTGTTTTATGGGCTATATACCGTTTACAATGTGCTTCTAAATAGTCCTACGGACAACGTTGCTCATTTCGCGCATCTAAGCGGATTGGTCATTGGTGCAGTCTTGGTGTCTTATTGGAAAAAAGATAGAACTAGCTTTTATTAA
- a CDS encoding CcmD family protein produces the protein MKKALIIFLLFFSLGALAQEKIPVSESDYSNNGVEMADQMRAEGKIYVLVGIIAIIFAGITVYVINTDRKISKIEKNLPS, from the coding sequence ATGAAAAAGGCCCTTATCATCTTCCTTCTGTTTTTTTCGTTGGGAGCGTTAGCTCAAGAAAAAATTCCAGTTTCGGAATCTGACTATTCCAACAATGGAGTGGAAATGGCAGACCAAATGAGAGCTGAAGGAAAAATCTATGTATTGGTTGGCATCATCGCAATCATCTTTGCGGGCATCACGGTGTACGTGATCAATACCGATCGTAAGATCTCAAAAATTGAAAAAAATCTACCTTCTTAA
- the mutL gene encoding DNA mismatch repair endonuclease MutL — MSDVIQLLPDAIANQIAAGEVVQRPASALKELLENAVDAGATQIQVIVKEAGKQLIQVIDNGKGMSPTDARMCFERHATSKIRTSQDLFAIRTFGFRGEALASIAAVAQVELKSRQSHSELGTLIQIEGSEVKRQEPTASPVGTSVAMKNLFYNVPARRNFLKSNPVEMRHIVEEFQRVALAHPEISFSLYQQDLETYALPAGKLSQRIVGLFGKSYQGQLVPCEENTPHVNIKGYIGKPEQSKKSRGEQFFFVNNRYIKSSYLHHAVSTAFEGLIPQDQHPFYVLFMEIDPAHIDINVHPTKTEIKFDDERTVYAVIRSAVKQALGAHHVTPALDFSIDVNFQENWTQNPETKIEVDREYSYKTFNTPEFKKTSVSGWEKLFEQGSERKFIPEIPSREPEQEILTFPSRASMEESRLKLTPEESESTGTTFQVEISYIVAQMSTGLLIVDQQAAHERVLYERYFRQLQVSQGASQQCLFPPTLQLNPSDFALVMDMISELHSLGFIVEEFGKDTILIQGVPADVQVKNEKELFEGLLEQFKNFRNELSLDKRENLARSIARRSSIKKGQKLNTQEMETLVGQLFACQNPNYSPGGNKTFVKLDLNSIHSFFGK, encoded by the coding sequence ATGAGTGATGTCATCCAACTGCTTCCCGATGCAATTGCCAATCAGATTGCAGCCGGAGAAGTAGTCCAACGTCCGGCTTCAGCATTAAAAGAACTTCTGGAAAATGCCGTAGATGCTGGCGCTACTCAAATTCAAGTGATCGTCAAAGAGGCAGGGAAGCAGCTCATTCAAGTGATTGATAATGGTAAAGGCATGTCTCCGACGGATGCGCGAATGTGTTTTGAGCGTCATGCGACTTCAAAAATTAGAACTTCACAAGATTTATTTGCAATTCGGACTTTCGGATTTCGTGGAGAGGCTCTCGCTTCCATTGCTGCCGTAGCCCAAGTCGAACTCAAATCCAGACAGTCTCATTCTGAGTTGGGAACCTTGATCCAAATTGAGGGTTCAGAAGTCAAGCGTCAAGAACCGACCGCCTCACCTGTTGGGACTTCTGTTGCCATGAAAAATCTGTTTTACAACGTGCCTGCGAGACGGAATTTTCTTAAATCCAATCCTGTCGAAATGCGACATATTGTGGAGGAATTTCAACGAGTGGCATTAGCACATCCGGAGATTTCATTTTCCCTTTATCAGCAAGATTTAGAAACGTACGCTCTACCAGCAGGCAAACTCAGTCAACGGATTGTTGGTCTTTTTGGGAAAAGTTACCAAGGCCAGCTTGTACCCTGCGAAGAGAATACTCCCCATGTAAATATCAAAGGGTATATCGGAAAGCCCGAACAGTCCAAAAAATCCCGAGGTGAACAGTTTTTCTTTGTCAATAATCGATATATCAAGAGTAGTTATCTCCACCATGCCGTGAGTACCGCATTTGAGGGATTGATTCCACAAGATCAACATCCTTTTTATGTGTTGTTTATGGAGATTGATCCTGCTCATATCGATATCAATGTCCATCCTACCAAAACTGAAATAAAGTTTGACGATGAACGAACGGTTTATGCTGTCATTCGATCTGCAGTCAAGCAGGCTTTAGGCGCACATCATGTTACCCCAGCTTTGGATTTTAGTATAGATGTCAATTTTCAAGAAAATTGGACTCAAAATCCGGAAACCAAAATTGAGGTTGACCGAGAGTATAGCTATAAGACGTTTAATACTCCTGAATTCAAAAAGACCTCAGTGTCTGGATGGGAAAAACTGTTTGAACAAGGCTCAGAACGAAAATTCATCCCCGAAATTCCTTCTAGAGAGCCCGAGCAGGAGATACTTACGTTTCCAAGCAGGGCATCCATGGAGGAGTCCAGATTAAAGCTTACGCCGGAAGAATCGGAATCCACAGGGACTACCTTTCAGGTTGAAATTAGTTATATCGTCGCTCAGATGTCCACAGGACTATTGATTGTAGATCAGCAGGCCGCCCATGAGCGGGTACTATATGAGCGATATTTTCGACAGCTCCAAGTTTCCCAGGGAGCTTCTCAACAATGCCTTTTTCCGCCTACACTTCAGCTAAATCCCTCAGATTTCGCCTTGGTGATGGATATGATTTCAGAGCTTCATAGCTTGGGTTTTATTGTGGAGGAGTTTGGAAAAGATACCATCTTGATTCAAGGAGTCCCTGCTGATGTCCAAGTAAAAAACGAGAAGGAGCTGTTTGAAGGACTTTTGGAACAGTTTAAAAACTTCAGAAACGAGCTTTCGTTGGATAAACGCGAGAATCTAGCTAGATCGATTGCCCGACGTTCTTCGATAAAGAAGGGGCAAAAATTGAATACGCAAGAGATGGAAACACTGGTAGGGCAGCTTTTTGCCTGCCAAAACCCCAATTATTCTCCTGGAGGGAACAAAACCTTCGTTAAATTGGATTTAAATAGCATTCACTCCTTTTTCGGAAAATAG
- a CDS encoding cytochrome c maturation protein CcmE, with protein sequence MKKGHIIGLGIIAIAIVIIMTSIGDASSYESFNTAWEMKEDGNEKAIHVVGQLKKDNAGQVTGIEVAEQKTSFTFLLVDNEGTEQKVYYNEPVPADFQRSEQVVVIGSYRDKEVFVADKILMKCPSKYQETDVQAAGM encoded by the coding sequence ATGAAGAAAGGACATATAATCGGATTAGGAATTATCGCCATTGCTATTGTCATTATTATGACCTCGATTGGAGATGCCAGTTCGTACGAGAGCTTCAATACCGCTTGGGAAATGAAGGAGGATGGAAATGAAAAGGCAATCCATGTGGTGGGACAACTCAAAAAGGATAATGCTGGACAGGTAACCGGAATTGAAGTTGCAGAGCAAAAGACATCCTTTACTTTTCTTTTAGTCGATAATGAAGGTACCGAGCAAAAGGTTTACTATAATGAACCTGTTCCAGCTGATTTTCAACGTTCCGAACAAGTCGTGGTAATTGGCTCCTACAGGGACAAGGAGGTATTTGTAGCCGATAAAATCCTGATGAAGTGTCCCTCCAAATATCAGGAAACGGATGTGCAGGCGGCAGGAATGTGA
- the ccsA gene encoding cytochrome c biogenesis protein CcsA, producing MRQSWWKILAVVLLAYTLFAGLLMDVPRLPILNETIRALYFHVTMWFGMILMLIVSVVYSIKYLRSNNLEHDDMALEFTNAAILFGVLGIATGMLWARFTWGDYWSGDPKQNASAIGLLMYFAYLVLRGSISDPQQRGRIGAVYNIFAFAAFIPLIFVLPRLTDSLHPGNGGNPGFNAYDLDSKLRMVFYPAIIGWTLLGTWIATVRVRIRKVERLLEEKILNSN from the coding sequence ATGCGCCAATCGTGGTGGAAAATACTAGCTGTAGTACTCCTTGCGTATACATTATTTGCAGGATTGCTTATGGATGTGCCGAGACTTCCTATTTTAAATGAAACCATCCGAGCCTTGTATTTTCATGTAACCATGTGGTTTGGGATGATATTGATGCTGATTGTTTCGGTGGTTTACAGTATCAAATATTTGAGGAGCAATAACCTGGAGCACGATGATATGGCTTTGGAATTTACCAATGCCGCAATTCTGTTCGGGGTTTTAGGAATTGCTACCGGAATGCTTTGGGCTCGATTTACTTGGGGAGATTATTGGAGTGGTGATCCCAAGCAAAACGCCTCTGCGATCGGACTATTGATGTATTTTGCCTATTTGGTATTACGGGGAAGTATTTCGGATCCTCAGCAAAGAGGTCGAATCGGAGCAGTATATAATATTTTTGCGTTCGCGGCTTTTATCCCGCTGATTTTTGTCTTGCCCAGATTGACAGATAGTCTCCACCCCGGGAATGGAGGAAATCCCGGATTTAATGCATACGATTTGGATTCTAAACTACGGATGGTGTTTTATCCAGCGATAATTGGATGGACGCTTTTGGGAACATGGATAGCAACAGTCCGCGTAAGAATCCGTAAGGTAGAACGACTCCTAGAAGAAAAAATATTAAACTCAAATTAA